One region of Ornithinibacter aureus genomic DNA includes:
- a CDS encoding DUF202 domain-containing protein, giving the protein MGDPAAPLERTTLAWRRTGLALLIGALTIGRLTLDALGPAVVVPTALAAALAGWVIIAALRTRRLARAHPGEPSFSVLTDGRLPAVVAALVGALALGEVLAAVAHLL; this is encoded by the coding sequence GTGGGTGACCCGGCCGCCCCGCTGGAGCGCACCACCCTGGCGTGGCGCCGCACCGGGCTGGCGCTGCTCATCGGAGCCCTGACGATCGGCCGCCTGACCCTTGACGCCCTGGGCCCGGCCGTCGTGGTTCCCACCGCGCTGGCAGCTGCCCTCGCCGGCTGGGTGATCATCGCGGCCCTGCGCACCCGTCGACTGGCCCGAGCCCACCCGGGCGAGCCGAGCTTCTCGGTGCTCACCGACGGCCGCCTGCCCGCTGTCGTCGCGGCCCTCGTCGGAGCACTGGCCCTCGGCGAGGTGCTCGCCGCCGTGGCCCACCTGCTCTGA
- a CDS encoding YidH family protein gives MSAPEHRWPGSVYDHGSDPDPRFSLANERTFLAWIRTALALVAGAAAVDALPLPMPDAVQRTLAAGLALAALLTSVAAWRGWAGTERAMRQGKPLPSNPAMAVVLVAVAVTAVILGVTSVTGA, from the coding sequence GTGAGCGCACCAGAGCACCGCTGGCCCGGCAGCGTCTACGACCACGGCAGCGACCCCGATCCACGGTTCTCGCTGGCGAACGAGCGCACCTTCCTGGCCTGGATCCGCACGGCGCTCGCGCTCGTCGCCGGGGCCGCGGCGGTCGACGCACTCCCCCTCCCCATGCCGGATGCCGTGCAGCGCACCCTCGCTGCCGGCCTGGCCCTCGCCGCCCTGCTCACCTCCGTCGCCGCCTGGCGTGGGTGGGCAGGCACCGAGCGGGCCATGCGGCAGGGCAAACCACTGCCGTCGAACCCCGCGATGGCCGTCGTGCTCGTGGCCGTGGCGGTCACCGCCGTGATCCTCGGCGTCACGAGCGTGACCGGTGCCTGA
- a CDS encoding vWA domain-containing protein, with amino-acid sequence MTSDAVRASSDAVRPSSDAARPSEGATAPSEVPSAVPRSTNRSLEVRPPEEILLGFARALRAAGVAVTADRERTFLEAVAALGLEHQVGVYHAGRATLCGSPADLERYDLVFHAWFSGQRAGMKNRPPLQQVTSQAGLNDSSGAANSAQDDPDTAAAQASSTEILRHRDVATLDRRDREELVRMFAALRPRAPRRRAHRHTQARRGQVDARRTLRSTLRRMGEPGEISWRRRADRPRRVVLLIDVSGSMSAYADALIRLAHTYCAAGVPTEVFTLGTRLTHVTRPLHERDPDRAIVAAGRAVPDWSGGTRLAEGVKVFLDRWGRRGMARGAVVVVFSDGWERDQPEALGEQVRRLRAVAHRVVWVNPHRGRAGYEPVQGGIIAVLPHVDDFVAGHSMAAFQELTEVVARA; translated from the coding sequence ATGACGTCGGATGCCGTCCGCGCCAGCTCGGATGCCGTCCGCCCGAGTTCGGATGCCGCCCGCCCCAGCGAGGGGGCCACCGCACCTTCCGAGGTGCCCAGCGCTGTCCCCAGATCGACCAATAGGTCACTGGAGGTACGCCCGCCCGAGGAGATCCTGCTCGGCTTCGCCCGGGCCTTGCGCGCGGCCGGCGTCGCAGTGACGGCCGACCGGGAACGCACCTTCCTCGAGGCGGTTGCCGCGCTCGGCCTCGAGCACCAGGTCGGCGTCTACCACGCCGGGCGGGCGACCCTGTGCGGGTCACCGGCCGACCTCGAGCGCTACGACCTCGTCTTCCACGCGTGGTTCAGCGGGCAACGTGCGGGCATGAAGAACCGGCCGCCGCTGCAGCAGGTGACCAGCCAGGCGGGGCTGAACGACTCCTCCGGCGCAGCCAACTCCGCCCAGGACGACCCCGACACCGCTGCCGCGCAGGCCAGTTCGACCGAGATCCTGCGCCACCGCGACGTCGCCACGCTCGACCGCCGGGACCGCGAAGAGCTCGTGCGGATGTTCGCCGCCCTGCGCCCCCGAGCCCCCCGGCGCCGCGCCCACCGCCACACGCAGGCCCGCCGCGGCCAGGTCGACGCCCGCCGCACGCTGCGCTCCACCCTGCGCCGGATGGGCGAGCCCGGCGAGATCAGCTGGCGCCGCCGTGCCGACCGGCCCCGGCGCGTCGTGCTGCTCATCGACGTCTCGGGCTCGATGAGCGCCTACGCCGACGCCCTCATCCGCCTCGCGCACACCTACTGCGCGGCTGGTGTGCCCACGGAGGTCTTCACCCTCGGCACCCGGCTCACCCACGTCACCCGCCCGCTGCACGAGCGGGACCCCGATCGAGCGATCGTCGCGGCCGGTCGGGCCGTCCCCGACTGGTCGGGCGGAACCCGCCTGGCCGAGGGGGTCAAGGTCTTCCTCGACCGGTGGGGGCGGCGCGGCATGGCGCGCGGCGCAGTCGTCGTCGTCTTCAGCGACGGCTGGGAGCGCGACCAGCCCGAGGCCCTCGGCGAGCAGGTGCGTCGGCTGCGGGCGGTGGCGCACCGGGTCGTCTGGGTCAACCCGCACCGGGGGCGGGCCGGGTATGAGCCGGTGCAGGGCGGCATCATTGCGGTCCTGCCCCACGTCGACGACTTCGTCGCGGGGCACTCGATGGCGGCGTTCCAGGAGCTGACGGAGGTGGTGGCGCGTGCGTGA
- a CDS encoding AAA family ATPase, with translation MDPRTTFDSAADLDGALAATGYLSDEALATVTWLALRLGRPLLMEGEPGTGKTALAEALADAMDLPLIRLQCYEGIDATQALYDWDFPRQILHVRALEAVEDGPRDVRDVEEGLFDERFLLARPVLRALRESPAVLLIDEIDRADDEFEAFLLEVLSTWQVTIPELGTVTASVPPVVILTSNRTRELHDALKRRCLYHWLEHPGIERELAIVRSRAPEVPEALADQVVRLVHGIRTDRELLKPPGVAETLDWARALNELGTRELDTATAAATLGVAVKYREDAERVRRALDIMLTT, from the coding sequence ATGGACCCCCGCACGACGTTCGACTCGGCAGCCGACCTCGACGGCGCGCTCGCGGCAACCGGCTACCTCAGCGACGAGGCCCTGGCCACGGTCACCTGGCTGGCGCTGCGCCTGGGCCGGCCGCTGCTCATGGAGGGCGAGCCCGGCACCGGCAAGACCGCCCTGGCCGAGGCCCTGGCCGACGCCATGGACCTGCCCCTCATCCGCCTCCAGTGCTACGAGGGCATCGACGCCACGCAGGCCCTCTACGACTGGGACTTCCCCCGCCAGATCCTCCACGTGCGCGCGCTCGAAGCTGTCGAGGACGGCCCCAGAGACGTCCGTGACGTCGAGGAAGGGCTGTTCGACGAGCGCTTCCTGCTCGCCCGCCCGGTCCTGCGAGCCCTGCGCGAGTCCCCGGCGGTGCTGCTCATCGACGAGATCGACCGGGCCGACGACGAGTTCGAGGCCTTCCTCCTCGAGGTGCTCTCGACGTGGCAGGTGACCATCCCCGAGCTCGGCACGGTCACGGCATCCGTACCGCCGGTCGTCATCCTCACTTCCAACCGCACCCGCGAGCTGCACGACGCCCTCAAGCGCCGCTGCCTGTACCACTGGCTCGAGCACCCCGGTATCGAGCGTGAGCTCGCGATCGTGCGCAGCCGCGCCCCAGAGGTGCCCGAGGCGCTCGCCGACCAGGTCGTGCGACTCGTCCACGGCATCCGCACCGACCGCGAGCTGCTGAAGCCCCCCGGCGTCGCCGAGACCCTCGACTGGGCGCGCGCGCTGAACGAGCTCGGCACGCGCGAACTCGACACGGCGACGGCGGCCGCCACCCTGGGCGTCGCGGTGAAGTACCGCGAGGACGCCGAACGCGTCCGTCGAGCCCTCGACATCATGCTCACCACATGA
- a CDS encoding nucleotidyltransferase family protein: MTTVGLLLAAGAGRRMGGPKALLRLTPAGPTLIEIAVERLWQAGCDRVVAVVGAGASQASDAVARLRVDVVTAPDWDEGMGASLRAGLEHLLQGGARRPAVAMPHAAPAEALAALAEAAPTPAGAAPATAVAPDLALVTLVDLPDVTAQVMARVLAAAQPQGAAALVRAAYGGVPGHPVAIGRDHWDAVRATARGDRGAREHLRTTAHDLVECGDLATGGDVDTVADLTGHPNHGSEPSTSDRTQQ; the protein is encoded by the coding sequence GTGACCACCGTGGGGCTGCTGCTCGCCGCTGGGGCCGGCCGCCGGATGGGTGGCCCCAAGGCACTGCTGCGCCTGACCCCAGCGGGCCCGACCCTCATCGAGATCGCCGTCGAGCGGCTGTGGCAGGCCGGCTGCGACCGGGTCGTCGCCGTTGTGGGTGCCGGGGCATCACAGGCCTCGGATGCCGTGGCGCGCCTTCGCGTCGACGTCGTCACCGCGCCCGACTGGGACGAGGGCATGGGCGCATCGCTGCGGGCGGGGCTCGAGCACCTGCTTCAGGGCGGCGCCCGGCGGCCTGCCGTCGCGATGCCTCATGCAGCCCCGGCCGAGGCACTTGCAGCCCTCGCCGAGGCAGCTCCGACTCCGGCCGGTGCAGCGCCAGCCACTGCTGTTGCACCGGACCTTGCCCTGGTGACCCTCGTCGACCTGCCGGACGTCACCGCGCAGGTCATGGCCCGGGTCCTCGCCGCTGCGCAACCGCAGGGAGCAGCGGCACTGGTGCGGGCGGCATACGGCGGCGTGCCAGGCCACCCGGTGGCGATCGGGCGTGATCACTGGGATGCCGTGCGCGCCACCGCTCGTGGTGACCGGGGCGCCCGAGAGCACCTGCGCACCACCGCGCACGACCTCGTCGAGTGCGGCGACCTCGCCACCGGGGGCGACGTCGACACCGTCGCCGATCTGACAGGTCACCCGAACCACGGCAGCGAACCCAGCACTTCGGATCGCACGCAGCAATAG